GATTTACAACCGGTTAGAGCCATCGAAAAAATTAGCGGGACGATATACATCGACTTAGATTTAAAATTCATAATTAAGCATATGCTCGTAATAAATTGGTAAGATTGAATTTATAGACATAACTATCATTAGCAAGCTATTAAAGAAACCTTATTTATTATATTCCTTATTTTTAATAAACCACTCCAAATTGAAAACATTATCGGTATCAATTCGGTATCAATTCAGTATCAATTCAGTATCAATGCGACATCAAAAAAATATTTACAAAAACATTAATAAAGCATTTTAGGTATAAACAACATAAATAAATGACAAATGCATCATTTATTCAATCACCAGCACACCAATATCTAACGCTTTCTTAATCGTCTGCTTAACATAATAGAGCTGGGAGCCATTCATTGACTCCCAGCCTGTTGGATCATCATGAAAATTCCGATATTCATCAACATGCAATGGCATCGTGAATAAATCATGAGCTTTACTTCCCATCTTCCCCTCACTATGCCCAATAAGATGATGAGCAGCGATATCTACATTTTTATCACTACGGGGTATTTCACGAGTTTCCGTACACCAACTAATGTTCCACATGCTACCCATGCATCAACATCTAATTTAGATATGATTTATTATCATATATTTATTTAAAAAATGTTTTTTTGTGTGCAATGATTCCCTTAACATATAGGAAGACGGAGGTTAGGTGGCTTTTCGGTCTTCTTGCCTTCTTAATATTAAAACTATTATTAGCGTGGCTAGGAACTACGATGGATTGGATAGAAAGTGAAATGGCGAAATACACCAAAGAGCGAGATGTAATGCTCAGAAAGCGTTGGTATACATTGAAAAGCTGGGTATTTCGAACATGTACCAGAGCAAAATATGATGAAATGGAACGCCTTATTAAAATTGAAAAAGAATTTAATCTTCAATGGAAACGTCGGTTAAGATATGTAATAAACCAAAACAGCCTCACAAGTATAGATATCAATGATGCAAAAACTATTATTGATACTCACAAAGTCAAACATTCAGAGCGCGATTTCTATTTGATATTAGTTGGCGTCATTTTCGTTATGACGATGAAGATGTTTGACAGCCGTGACTTATTTAATATTTCCATTTTGCTATGTGCATTTTTTGTTGGTTATGAACGTATTTTTGGCAGCACAACTAGCTCTAGTGTCTCCGAGTTCAAGTTACTTTTAGAATCTGTAGAGAAAGACATGCAAGATCACCGCTCTATCATTAACTCGCCCCTTTAATACACAATTTTAAGTTAATGAAATAAAAATACCCACTTTTTACAGTGGGTATTTACTACCTAACCTAAATTGATAATACCAATAAAAATCGAAATCAGGCCTTGTTGGGATGACTTAAATAAGTTTTATCTGCCATTAGTACAGATAAACCGCACCTGAATTAGTGACTGTGGTTCCCTCATCGACAGTACCAATTTGGATACCCGTTTCGCCGCCATCTTCCGATGGGGCATCTACTGCCAGTGCCGAACCATCACTGCTTATTGATAAGTTCCTACCAAAATAAGCATCATCCCCCAGATTAGACGCTTTAATATAAGCACTTTGTTGCCAACTGCTGGTGCTTTTAGCACTAATATCAAATAGATATACCGCTCCAGATTCAGTCACCGAAGTAGTACCTTCATCTATGGTTGTGCTTGTCTGGATACCCGCTGTACCACCATCTTCATATGGAGCACCCACTGCTAATGTCGAGCCATCATTACTTAAAGCAACGCTAAAACCAAATTCATCGTCGTCTTCAAGGTTGGACGCTTTAATATAAGCACTTTGTACCCAATAACTGCTGTCACTATCGCTTAGGTCAAAAAGATAAACCGCCCCAGAATCAGAGCTTTCAGAGCCTTCATCTATCGTGGTGCTAGTTTGAATACCGGTTGTACCGCCACTTTCACCCGACGCCCCCACAGCCAGTATCTGGCCATCTCCACTTAAAGAGACACTTTTACCAAAATAATCATAATCTTCCCCGTTAGAGGCTTTGATATAAGCACTTTGTTCCCAAGAACTGCTGTCGCTATCACTTAGGTCAAAGAGATAAACCGCGCCTGAGTCAGTCAAACTCGTGTTCTCACTGTCAGTGAGAGTGGTGCCTGTTTGGATGCCTGACTCACTACCATCTTCCAAAGGAACCCCGACAGCTAAAGCCGAACCATCCGTACTAAGAGATAAATTGCTACCAAATTCGTCTCCAGAACCAACGTTAGAAGCTTTAATGTAAGCGTCTTGAGTCCAGTTATCACCGTCTAATTTAAATAGATAAACGGCACCAGATGTGGTCACAACACTATCATCAGTAAAATCCGAGGATGTCTCGATTCCGCTTAAATCATTATCCTCAAAAGGTGCACCAACGGCCAGAGTAGAACCATCTCCGCTTAACGCTAAATTCAGGCCGAACTCGTCAGATATACCTAAATTACTGGCTTTGATGTAAGCACTCTGAACCCAATTACTGCTGTCACTATCACTTAAATCGAAGATATATACAGCACCTGAATTACCCGTGCCATCAGAATCAGTAATTGGCAGTTCAGTCTGAACACCAGCTTGATCACCATCTTCTCCCCAAGCGCCTACGGCTAAGGTTCCGCCATCACTACTTAACGCAATGCTATAGCCGAACACATCATTAGACTGTGCATTTGATGCTTTTATGTAAGCCGCTCGCGACCAAGTGTTATCCACTTTTTTAAACACATACACCGCCCCTGATTCCGCTGCATCACTATTATCATTAAAAGAGCTGGTTGTGATTCCTTGATAATCGCTATCGTCAAATGGCACAGCAATGGCTAACGTTGTACCATCTTGGCTCAAAGCAACATTTACAGCGTTTGTACTTGAAATATCGTTGTCATAAGAATCGTCTTCATCCACATGATCCGCTTTAAAATAGCCAATCATCTCGTTGGCTGTTTCGGTCGTTAAACTATCCTCATTGGAGCTGACCGTACTTGAGCCGTTTGATGCTAAGATAAAATAATCTTGAGCGAGTGCTTCCACTAAGCTATCCACTGTAACGGTGGCCGTTAAGGTATCTTCAACGGTATCTAACGCTAAACAATCATTTTCCTCCGACGTGTCTTTCTGACATACTGTATAACTAATCCCCGTTCCACTTGCCGCCTTGGTCCAAGTTAACGTCATGGTTTTAACGTTGTCTGTAGAAGCACTGATATCTGTAACATTAAAAGAAGATAGCGTGGTAGAGGTAGAACTCGTAGAACTGGGTAGATCACCAGAACGAGAAAGACAACCCGTTAAGCCTGCAGCACTTAGAAGTGCTACTGCATAAATAGACTTATTTTTAAAAATCACATTCGAACCTTTCGAAAATAATAAATAGCAACATGAGAGAAGAGTTTAATCTCAGATATTAACTACCTATAAAAATCAATAACAATCATTAATAATCTAAAATTTTTTACTTTCTTAATTAATTTATTCTTATTTACCATTATCTAATTAAAACGGACAATTTATAAATCCATAGCCCTATCGGTCAGTAATATGGGTACTATAAAATAGAATTAATCACCAAAAATATAAAAAAGCAGCTTACTGTAAAAATAAATGCATTGCTAAAACAATAGATTAATTAATAATCAAAATATTTAAAATATCAATAATGAAAGACTCAGTAAATCTGTCTTATTTTTAAGACGACAAATAGCACGAATTATCTAACATTAAGAAATAAAAGAGAGTGATACTTTATCCAATCAAGACATAATGATGACTACCTACAGATTTAATATGCCTTTAGTAGCCTAAACGATATATTCTTATACTCATTAACTTGCTTATTATAAATATCCTCAAATGACCTCAAGATGCAGGATTTAGCATCTTGAGTTTAATTGGGTATCAGAATAGTTTCATAACACTATGTGGTCCAAACTAACAATCTCCCCCTATCACTGCAATTTTTGCAGTATAAGTCGTTAAATACAGCAATATTACTGTGTATTCACACTATCATTACCTCAACTTGGTCTACAATGAACAACAGATAATCAATCATTTAGTGTATCTAGTGCGAGAGTCGATTTGTTAAAACAGTTTAAATGCAGCCCTTCAACCTTTTGCCTGCTTACGTTAATTTATGGCCTGTTCAGTTTTATGGTGGTAAACCTCATGACTGATCGATTTGTCGATGAGCAAATTCAGCAAGCTAAATCGTCTATTCAACATGATCTTGCACTCGTTAGATACAGTATTGAAGCGAATATTTACCGCGATGCCTATCTCGCTGACAGTTTTTCCACATTGGTGGCCCTCAACCCTGAATTTGCAAAGAAAAACTGGAACTCATTAGCAGAGCAATTTCTGTCTAAATCTTCTTTTGTGCGTAATATTGGCCTTGCCCCAAATGATGTCATCTCATACATGTATCCGATAAAGGGGAATGAAAAAGCGATAGGGTTAGATTTTAGAACCGTTCCTGAACAGTACAAAACCGTCCAACTTGCGAAAGAAAGCAAAAAAGTCTTTATTGCTGGACCGTTAGATCTAGTGCAAGGAGGTCGAGGAATTATTGCCCGTTACCCCATTTTTACCGACCTGCCTCATATGAATGATTACTGGGGTACGCTCAGTGTAGTAATTAACTATGAAGCACTCATTAATGCGTCGAAGCTTCATACACTTAAAGGCGCTCAAATTGCACTCGTAGCAAACGACAATAACAATACAAATGGCAGATTGATTGAAGGTGAACAGTCTGTATTAACTGAACCGGACCTCGATTATCCTATCTATTTACCTAACAAAAGTTGGCGTTTATATGCTAAGTACGGTGACTTTGATGAAGTAAAAAGTGTGAGTACTTTCAAGAGTCTATTCATATCATTCGGAGTTATTTCCTTTTCTATCGGTTATATTTTATTGCTCTTTATTTTGAATAATTACCTGAAAGTACAAAAGCTTTCCTTACATGATGAACTGACACATTTGCCTAATCGGCGATATTTGCTCAATACCATGAATCAAGTCATGTCTAAATCGGGCTCTGCGGTACAATTTTCGGTGTTGAATATTGATTTAAACAGCTTTAAGAAAATTAATGATTCCTTTGGCCATGATGCTGGTGACCAAGTACTAAAACATGTTGCTGCTGCTCTGACTCACTGTTTAAGAGCATCTGATTTTATTTCCAGAATTGGTGGCGATGAGTTTGTGGTGATTTTATTTAGAACCAATAAGAATAGCGATATCGAAAAAATCATTGAGAAAATTCATCTGTATTTACAATCTAAC
This DNA window, taken from Vibrio nitrifigilis, encodes the following:
- a CDS encoding DUF968 domain-containing protein, yielding MWNISWCTETREIPRSDKNVDIAAHHLIGHSEGKMGSKAHDLFTMPLHVDEYRNFHDDPTGWESMNGSQLYYVKQTIKKALDIGVLVIE
- a CDS encoding diguanylate cyclase translates to MTDRFVDEQIQQAKSSIQHDLALVRYSIEANIYRDAYLADSFSTLVALNPEFAKKNWNSLAEQFLSKSSFVRNIGLAPNDVISYMYPIKGNEKAIGLDFRTVPEQYKTVQLAKESKKVFIAGPLDLVQGGRGIIARYPIFTDLPHMNDYWGTLSVVINYEALINASKLHTLKGAQIALVANDNNNTNGRLIEGEQSVLTEPDLDYPIYLPNKSWRLYAKYGDFDEVKSVSTFKSLFISFGVISFSIGYILLLFILNNYLKVQKLSLHDELTHLPNRRYLLNTMNQVMSKSGSAVQFSVLNIDLNSFKKINDSFGHDAGDQVLKHVAAALTHCLRASDFISRIGGDEFVVILFRTNKNSDIEKIIEKIHLYLQSNPLPWKEEYIQITVSIGYYSFIGEADPFLIDTILSSADKSMYEQKARFKHQSSE